In one Arachis duranensis cultivar V14167 chromosome 9, aradu.V14167.gnm2.J7QH, whole genome shotgun sequence genomic region, the following are encoded:
- the LOC107467278 gene encoding B3 domain-containing protein LOC_Os12g40080-like — protein sequence MSSPPGPIHFFQIVNETSLQNGELRIRRSFVSEHWQGISSPVLLVLPNGSEWKMDWEKRDADVCFVQGWKKFAEFYSLEKEQVLMFKYEGKSRFNVIILGRSGLEREYPLLNGTLEAEGSGNSKRPNSPLRNSPKKRRTNTEEEARFNACSHNARPRDRDGRRIFSKSEASNNVEAPKHAESSSALERAWAFSSLNPWFYRRMRPAYINNYLLFRAEDYVTEEERKENEFLSLWVTDESRPWHAKISKHDSNGQIMLTTGWKQFVRDNNLKLNDVCVFEKTRNSEGLSFRVIIYRATQESTNIPAQDGADQSNQTNVRNSFAERGHEGTSKEYSKSFRLQTSRTCQQMD from the exons ATGTCATCTCCACCAGGCCCCATTCACTTTTTCCAGATTGTTAATGAAACCAGCCTTCAAAATGGTGAATTG AGGATTCGCAGAAGTTTTGTAAGTGAACATTGGCAAGGAATATCAAGCCCGGTATTACTTGTGCTTCCTAATGGTTCCGAATGGAAGATGGACTGGGAAAAGCGTGATGCTGATGTTTGCTTTGttcaaggttggaagaaattTGCAGAGTTTTATTCTTTGGAAAAGGAGCAGGTTTTGATGTTCAAGTATGAAGGGAAGTCACGGTTCAATGTTATAATACTCGGTCGGAGTGGCTTGGAAAGGGAGTATCCTTTGTTGAATGGAACTCTTGAAGCTGAAGGGAGTGGTAACTCTAAAAGGCCAAACTCTCCGTTGCGAAATTCTCCTAAGAAGAGAAGAACCAACACAGAAGAAGAAGCTAGATTCAATGCATGTTCTCATAATGCAAGGCCAAGAGACAGAGATGGAAGGAGAATCTTCTCAAAATCTGAGGCTTCTAACAACGTGGAGGCACCAAAACATGCTGAAAGTAGTAGTGCTTTGGAGAGAGCCTGGGCCTTCAGTTCTCTGAATCCTTGGTTCTATCGCAGAATGAGACCAGCGTACATCAATAACTATCTTCTG TTCAGAGCAGAAGATTATGtaacagaagaagaaagaaaggagaatgAGTTTCTCAGTCTCTGGGTTACCGATGAGAGTAGACCATGGCATGCTAAGATCTCGAAGCATGATAGTAATGGACAGATAATGCTTACTACGGGTTGGAAGCAATTTGTAAGGGACAACAACCTGAAACTAAATGATGTTTGTGTTTTTGAGAAAACTAGAAATTCCGAAGGACTTTCATTTAGAGTTATTATCTACCGTGCCACGCAAGAATCAACCAATATTCCAGCTCAAG ATGGAGCAGACCAAAGCAACCAAACCAATGTTAGAAACAGTTTTGCTGAAAGGGGCCATGAAGGAACTTCAAAAGAATACTCAAAAAGTTTCAGATTACAAACGTCGCGGACGTGCCAGCAAATGGACTGA
- the LOC107467410 gene encoding glycerate dehydrogenase — MAKPVSIEVWNPNGKYRVVSTKPMPGTRWINLLIQQDCRVEICTQKKTILSVEDIIQLIGDKCDGVIGQLTEDWGEELFKALSRAGGKAFSNMAVGYNNVDVNVATKYGVAVGNTPGVLTETTAELAASLTLAAARRIVEADEFMRAGLYDGWLPHLFVGNLLKGQTVGVIGAGRIGSAYARMMVEGFKMNLIYFDLYQSTRLEKFVTAYGEFLKANGEKPVTWKRASSMDEVLQQADIISLHPVLDKTTYHLVNKERLSKMKKEAILINCSRGPVIDEAALVDHLRENPMFRVGLDVFEDEPYMKPGLSEMKNAIVVPHIASASKWTREGMATLAALNVLGKIKGYPIWFDANRVEPFLNENTPPPAACPSIVNAKALGLPVSKL; from the exons ATGGCAAAGCCAGTTTCAATTGAGGTATGGAACCCAAATGGGAAATACAGAGTTGTTAGCACAAAACCAATGCCCGGAACTCGTTGGATCAATCTCCTTATCCAGCAAGATTGTCGTGTTGAA ATATGTACACAGAAGAAAACAATTCTCTCAGTTGAAGACATTATTCAACTAATTGGTGATAAGTGTGATGGAGTTATTGGTCAG TTGACTGAAGACTGGGGAGAAGAGTTGTTCAAAGCTTTGAGCAGAGCTGGAGGCAAAGCTTTCAGTAACATGGCAGTTGGTTATAACAACGTTGATGTCAACGTTGCTACCAAGTATGGTGTTGCTGTTGGAAACACTCCT GGAGTTCTGACTGAGACAACGGCAGAGCTGGCAGCTTCATTGACTTTAGCAGCTGCTAGAAGGATAGTTGAGGCTGATGAGTTCATGAGGGCAGGATTATATGATGGATGGCTCCCTCATCT TTTTGTTGGAAATCTGCTGAAAGGACAAACAGTTGGTGTTATTGGAGCTGGCCGTATTGGATCGGCTTATGCAAGAATGATG GTTGAAGGATTCAAGATGAACCTGATTTACTTCGATCTCTACCAGTCAACTCGACTCGAAAAGTTTGTTACAG CTTATGGTGAATTCTTGAAAGCGAATGGCGAGAAACCGGTGACTTGGAAAAGGGCATCATCCATGGATGAGGTCCTTCAGCAGGCAGATATA ATTAGTCTTCATCCTGTCTTGGATAAAACCACTTATCATCTGGTTAACAAGGAGAGACTCTCCAAGATGAAGAAG GAAGCAATACTAATAAACTGCAGTAGAGGGCCTGTTATTGATGAAGCTGCACTTGTTGACCATTTGAGGGAGAATCCAATGTTTCGCGTAGGACTCGACGTGTTTGAG GATGAGCCTTACATGAAACCTGGGCTCTCAGAGATGAAGAATGCTATTGTGGTACCTCACATTGCTTCTGCTTCTAAG TGGACTCGTGAGGGAATGGCCACACTAGCTGCTCTAAATGTTCTG GGTAAGATCAAAGGGTACCCAATTTGGTTTGATGCCAATAGAGTGGAACCGTTTCTGAATGAGAATACTCCACCACCAGCTGCATGCCCAAGCATTGTTAATGCAAAAGCTCTTG GTTTGCCAGTTTCAAAGCTATAG
- the LOC107467469 gene encoding uncharacterized protein LOC107467469 isoform X2, giving the protein MAQNGRVMQNCVYASNPYHECTEACVHKSKDPNYKPHKNRKGFDYRRSVTDGELGKKMNEEKRSQSGCPKASNPYHVCDENCNKRRVAGADSVANSLSFGRKKHGSKPELPVLDSVPPSKIGAIYLSDASSPLSSYSDSGRKKMETKNSEIVPASGEIHVADIMPVNHKVQPKDDAEEFADPRQTKKEVDKNGSNKVVPVTSVDDTGGLTASAAAMDFAFSATHNGNEDSDGDDTESVVSESRVPVGKYHVKESFAPILLSIFEKYGDIGETCHLESVVMRSYYIECVCFLVQELQSASIMQLTKSKVKELMAILKDVESAQLRVAWLRSILNEIAENIEHINEHRAVEAEKAKSNHEVELLRKELESEMATLAQKEQEVTDLKTRVEEMRGRLSELELKSSDLDKNMSSIKSKVDNLDIKSLLDQLL; this is encoded by the exons ATGGCTCAGAACGGAAGAGTGATGCAAAATTGTGTGTATGCTTCTAATCCCTACCATGAATGCACTGAAGCTTGTGTTCACAAGAGCAAGGACCCTAACTACAAGCCTCACAAGAACAGAAAGGGATTTG ATTATCGAAGAAGTGTTACTGATGGTGAGCTTGGAAAAAAGATGAATGAAGAAAAACGCTCTCAATCTGGTTGTCCTAAAGCATCTAATCCTTACCATGTGTGTGATGAAAATTGCAACAAAAGAAGAGTGGCAGGAGCTGATTCAG TTGCCAATTCCTTAAGCTTTGGCAGGAAGAAGCATGGATCAAAACCAGAACTTCCTGTTCTTGACAGTGTTCCACCCTCGAAAATTGGGGCTATTTATCTCTCTGATGCTTCATCACCCCTATCAAGCTATTCTGACTCTGGAAGGAAAAAGATGGAAACAAAAAACAGTGAGATAGTACCAGCTTCCGGAGAAATACACGTCGCAGATATCATG CCTGTTAATCACAAAGTCCAACCGAAGGATGATGCTGAGGAATTTGCCGACCCAAGACAGACAAAGAAAGAAGTGGACAAAAATGGTTCAAACAAAGTTGTTCCAGTCACCTCTGTTGATGATACCGGGGGTCTTACTGCCTCAGCTGCTGCCATGGACTTTGCTTTTTCTGCTACACACAATGGTAATGAAGATAGTGATGGAGATGACACCGAGTCTGTGGTATCTGAGTCCCGTGTTCCAGTTGGGAAGTACCATGTCAAAGAGAGCTTTGCTCCCATCCTGCTTTCCATCTTTGAGAAGTATGGAGACATTGGAGAAACCTGCCACTTGGAATCAGTTGTGATGAGATCATATTACATTGAGTGTGTGTGTTTTCTTGTCCAAGAGTTGCAATCTGCATCAATTATGCAATTAACAAAGTCCAAAGTCAAAGAGTTGATGGCTATTCTCAAGGATGTAGAATCTGCCCAACTTCGCGTTGCCTGGTTGCGTAGCATACTCAATGAAATTGCTGAGAACATTGAACACATCAACGAGCATCGCGCAGTGGAGGCAGAGAAGGCCAAATCGAATCACGAAGTGGAATTGCTGAGGAAAGAGTTGGAGTCAGAAATGGCAACTTTGGCTCAGAAAGAGCAAGAGGTAACTGATCTTAAAACAAGAGTTGAGGAGATGAGAGGGCGTTTGAGTGAGCTTGAGCTGAAGTCTTCTGATCTGGACAAGAACATGTCATCTATCAAGTCCAAGGTTGATAATTTGGATATCAAATCCTTGCTAGATCAACTATTGTAA
- the LOC107467469 gene encoding uncharacterized protein LOC107467469 isoform X1: MGVSSCFTPWLVGGNKVEAGRDTVKLKAEMAQNGRVMQNCVYASNPYHECTEACVHKSKDPNYKPHKNRKGFDYRRSVTDGELGKKMNEEKRSQSGCPKASNPYHVCDENCNKRRVAGADSVANSLSFGRKKHGSKPELPVLDSVPPSKIGAIYLSDASSPLSSYSDSGRKKMETKNSEIVPASGEIHVADIMPVNHKVQPKDDAEEFADPRQTKKEVDKNGSNKVVPVTSVDDTGGLTASAAAMDFAFSATHNGNEDSDGDDTESVVSESRVPVGKYHVKESFAPILLSIFEKYGDIGETCHLESVVMRSYYIECVCFLVQELQSASIMQLTKSKVKELMAILKDVESAQLRVAWLRSILNEIAENIEHINEHRAVEAEKAKSNHEVELLRKELESEMATLAQKEQEVTDLKTRVEEMRGRLSELELKSSDLDKNMSSIKSKVDNLDIKSLLDQLL, from the exons atggGTGTCTCTTCCTGCT TTACTCCTTGGTTGGTTGGTGGTAACAAAGTTGAGGCAGGAAGAGACACTGTGAAATTGAAAGCGGAAATGGCTCAGAACGGAAGAGTGATGCAAAATTGTGTGTATGCTTCTAATCCCTACCATGAATGCACTGAAGCTTGTGTTCACAAGAGCAAGGACCCTAACTACAAGCCTCACAAGAACAGAAAGGGATTTG ATTATCGAAGAAGTGTTACTGATGGTGAGCTTGGAAAAAAGATGAATGAAGAAAAACGCTCTCAATCTGGTTGTCCTAAAGCATCTAATCCTTACCATGTGTGTGATGAAAATTGCAACAAAAGAAGAGTGGCAGGAGCTGATTCAG TTGCCAATTCCTTAAGCTTTGGCAGGAAGAAGCATGGATCAAAACCAGAACTTCCTGTTCTTGACAGTGTTCCACCCTCGAAAATTGGGGCTATTTATCTCTCTGATGCTTCATCACCCCTATCAAGCTATTCTGACTCTGGAAGGAAAAAGATGGAAACAAAAAACAGTGAGATAGTACCAGCTTCCGGAGAAATACACGTCGCAGATATCATG CCTGTTAATCACAAAGTCCAACCGAAGGATGATGCTGAGGAATTTGCCGACCCAAGACAGACAAAGAAAGAAGTGGACAAAAATGGTTCAAACAAAGTTGTTCCAGTCACCTCTGTTGATGATACCGGGGGTCTTACTGCCTCAGCTGCTGCCATGGACTTTGCTTTTTCTGCTACACACAATGGTAATGAAGATAGTGATGGAGATGACACCGAGTCTGTGGTATCTGAGTCCCGTGTTCCAGTTGGGAAGTACCATGTCAAAGAGAGCTTTGCTCCCATCCTGCTTTCCATCTTTGAGAAGTATGGAGACATTGGAGAAACCTGCCACTTGGAATCAGTTGTGATGAGATCATATTACATTGAGTGTGTGTGTTTTCTTGTCCAAGAGTTGCAATCTGCATCAATTATGCAATTAACAAAGTCCAAAGTCAAAGAGTTGATGGCTATTCTCAAGGATGTAGAATCTGCCCAACTTCGCGTTGCCTGGTTGCGTAGCATACTCAATGAAATTGCTGAGAACATTGAACACATCAACGAGCATCGCGCAGTGGAGGCAGAGAAGGCCAAATCGAATCACGAAGTGGAATTGCTGAGGAAAGAGTTGGAGTCAGAAATGGCAACTTTGGCTCAGAAAGAGCAAGAGGTAACTGATCTTAAAACAAGAGTTGAGGAGATGAGAGGGCGTTTGAGTGAGCTTGAGCTGAAGTCTTCTGATCTGGACAAGAACATGTCATCTATCAAGTCCAAGGTTGATAATTTGGATATCAAATCCTTGCTAGATCAACTATTGTAA
- the LOC107467502 gene encoding uncharacterized protein LOC107467502, translating into MSEERAVHPDCRNASNPYHECSDYCFRIIAEAKIRMQQKEAEVAQASGGSRGKQAVQEELYPDEETHYERPALENSDSEPDMPAPEETTDGGFANLSGRQKKWMELRAKMQEAKKRNQIEIAAEKKRMEAPTESRGVSKQKWLEDRKKKIGKLLDANGLDMTKAYMLDTQESAEGKYKKWEKDPAPFGWDVFNQKTLYNAYKKRTKKIDVDLEEYNRMKEADPEFYREASSLQYGKAPKISEDKIDKMVQELKDREEKRKSFSRRRRFHEEKDIDSINDRNEHFNKKIERAFGKYTLEIKNNLERGTALPD; encoded by the exons ATGTCTGAGGAACGAGCAGTTCATCCCGATTGTCGGAATGCTAGCAATCCTTATCATGAATGTAGTGATTACTGCTTTAGAATCATAGCCGAAGCAAAAATCAGGATGCAACAAAAGGAAGCTG AAGTTGCACAAGCTAGCGGTGGAAGTCGTGGTAAGCAAGCTGTCCAGGAAGAGTTATATCCGGATGAGGAAACACATTATGAAAGGCCCGCTCTTGAAAATTCTGATAGTGAACCTGACATGCCTGCTCCAGAGGAAACAACGGATGGGGGCTTTGCAAATCTCTCTGGGAGACAGAAAAAGTGGATGGAGTTGAGAGCCAAGATG CAAGAAGCTAAAAAGCGAAATCAGATCGAAATAGCTGCTGAAAAAAAGAGGATGGAAGCTCCAACCGAATCTAGGGGTGTTTCGAAACAGAAGTGGCTTGAGGATAGGAAGAAAAAGATTGGAAAACTCCTTGATGCAAATGGATTGGATATGACAAAGGCATATATGCTTGACACCCAAGAGAGTGCAGAAGGGAAATACAAGAAATGGGAGAAAGATCCTGCTCCTTTTGGTTGGGATG TTTTTAACCAGAAGACGCTATACAATGCATACAAAAAGCGGACCAAGAAAATTGATGTGGATTTAGAAGAGTACAATAGAATGAAAGAAGCTGATCCGGAGTTCTACCGCGAAGCCTCAAGTCTCCAGTATGGAAAG GCACCAAAAATCTCAGAGGACAAGATCGACAAGATGGTACAGGAGCTAAAGGATAGGGAAGAGAAGCGCAAGTCATTTAGTAGGAGAAGACGGTTTCATGAAGAGAAAGATATTGACTCGATCAATGATCGTAATGAGCACTTCAACAAGAAGATTGAACGAGCCTTTGGTAAATACACACTGGAGATTAAAAATAATCTTGAACGAGGAACCGCATTGCCTGACTAA
- the LOC107467469 gene encoding uncharacterized protein LOC107467469 isoform X3, with amino-acid sequence MGVSSCFTPWLVGGNKVEAGRDTVKLKAEMAQNGRVMQNCVYASNPYHECTEACVHKSKDPNYKPHKNRKGFVANSLSFGRKKHGSKPELPVLDSVPPSKIGAIYLSDASSPLSSYSDSGRKKMETKNSEIVPASGEIHVADIMPVNHKVQPKDDAEEFADPRQTKKEVDKNGSNKVVPVTSVDDTGGLTASAAAMDFAFSATHNGNEDSDGDDTESVVSESRVPVGKYHVKESFAPILLSIFEKYGDIGETCHLESVVMRSYYIECVCFLVQELQSASIMQLTKSKVKELMAILKDVESAQLRVAWLRSILNEIAENIEHINEHRAVEAEKAKSNHEVELLRKELESEMATLAQKEQEVTDLKTRVEEMRGRLSELELKSSDLDKNMSSIKSKVDNLDIKSLLDQLL; translated from the exons atggGTGTCTCTTCCTGCT TTACTCCTTGGTTGGTTGGTGGTAACAAAGTTGAGGCAGGAAGAGACACTGTGAAATTGAAAGCGGAAATGGCTCAGAACGGAAGAGTGATGCAAAATTGTGTGTATGCTTCTAATCCCTACCATGAATGCACTGAAGCTTGTGTTCACAAGAGCAAGGACCCTAACTACAAGCCTCACAAGAACAGAAAGGGATTTG TTGCCAATTCCTTAAGCTTTGGCAGGAAGAAGCATGGATCAAAACCAGAACTTCCTGTTCTTGACAGTGTTCCACCCTCGAAAATTGGGGCTATTTATCTCTCTGATGCTTCATCACCCCTATCAAGCTATTCTGACTCTGGAAGGAAAAAGATGGAAACAAAAAACAGTGAGATAGTACCAGCTTCCGGAGAAATACACGTCGCAGATATCATG CCTGTTAATCACAAAGTCCAACCGAAGGATGATGCTGAGGAATTTGCCGACCCAAGACAGACAAAGAAAGAAGTGGACAAAAATGGTTCAAACAAAGTTGTTCCAGTCACCTCTGTTGATGATACCGGGGGTCTTACTGCCTCAGCTGCTGCCATGGACTTTGCTTTTTCTGCTACACACAATGGTAATGAAGATAGTGATGGAGATGACACCGAGTCTGTGGTATCTGAGTCCCGTGTTCCAGTTGGGAAGTACCATGTCAAAGAGAGCTTTGCTCCCATCCTGCTTTCCATCTTTGAGAAGTATGGAGACATTGGAGAAACCTGCCACTTGGAATCAGTTGTGATGAGATCATATTACATTGAGTGTGTGTGTTTTCTTGTCCAAGAGTTGCAATCTGCATCAATTATGCAATTAACAAAGTCCAAAGTCAAAGAGTTGATGGCTATTCTCAAGGATGTAGAATCTGCCCAACTTCGCGTTGCCTGGTTGCGTAGCATACTCAATGAAATTGCTGAGAACATTGAACACATCAACGAGCATCGCGCAGTGGAGGCAGAGAAGGCCAAATCGAATCACGAAGTGGAATTGCTGAGGAAAGAGTTGGAGTCAGAAATGGCAACTTTGGCTCAGAAAGAGCAAGAGGTAACTGATCTTAAAACAAGAGTTGAGGAGATGAGAGGGCGTTTGAGTGAGCTTGAGCTGAAGTCTTCTGATCTGGACAAGAACATGTCATCTATCAAGTCCAAGGTTGATAATTTGGATATCAAATCCTTGCTAGATCAACTATTGTAA